aaatcaatcttTGTTTCTGCTACATGACCCAACAACGTTAACAAAAATATCCCTTTGTACTCGATATTTGATTTATGCTGAtttcatatttacatatttgtatACTGTAGTTTCGTAAGTCAAATTAACACGTCTGCATATGTATTACAATTGTATTTTGTAATACTGATATTTGTGTTCAAAATTCATTTGCGTTTAAGTAAAGGTGTAAAAACAAACGCAAATTTGTCTAATCCAATCATTGCGACGGTGGGCGGGACTCACGTTGCCATGACAATGACGTCAATGTTGGTGTCGAGTAACTATAAGGTCAAAATAAAGGCAAGTGAATGGAAGATGGGActattgtgcatgtgtgtgtatgtgcggtAGTGGTGGGAGGGGTGATAAACAACAGGTTGCCCCGAAGTGGACATGACGTATCCCGAAcgacttttaaaaataacaccAGCCTCGGATGGACGTCGATTTGGCGGAACGAGGCTTTTTACTCGGCCCGGTAAGGAGACGTCATACAGCAGAAGGTTAGGGTCACGGAGAAGCTAACTGAAGCTAGCCATTAGCCTAGCACAAGCTAACACTTTGATTTAGTGGCTTTAACCGGCCGTTTGGCGGAATAAAGTTACTTTCGCCCGCTCGCCCGCTACAAGGGGAGTATTTCCACGCATTGACGCTTTTAAGTGGCGAGTGCGCGTGAGTTGAAGTGATCTTTTTTGGCTGTTTTGTGGCAGCCTTTGACCAGTGGCTTTTTGGCCTTTCATCAAGAGTTTCCCTGCTGTGTACATTCAATGACGTCACAGCACGCAACGTAGAAATATGCAGCGTGCTTTATTGCGTGCAACAAAAGCGTTTGACATAAACGCACGTAAACATGCAGAGGTCACGCAGTCGCAGCTGCCAAGGTGACGGAGAAACGCTTGCAACGACTCCCGTGACGtcagactatttttttttctaactcgCTACGTTTTAAAGTGAAATGTAACGAGCGTCATTGAAATTGATAATAAAATGGTGGATCGCGTCAAATTGCAagcaatgtgtgtgtatgcatatgtagctatattataaacacaaatatataAACACAAATGTCTGCATAATATATGCACAATTTATCAATatgtttcaaaatataattATGAATAAGATGTAATGTTCTGACTTTTGCCAGAACATTGAATACACATTCGTGTAGctttacgtttaaaaaaatatataactttattctcataagtaGGGATTTTcaataccacattttttttcaaagagatTCCAGTACCAGTACTCAATACATAAAatttacaaagaaaaacaatgacaaaaaaacaacaactatatatcccaatatataaaattacatgaaattaatggtagtgTTTTGTTCTTCTATTTTCTAgatcctgatcgtaaaacggccacaagagggcgattGATACTGGTATTGCCCACCGtcacaagtaccgataccttgaaataaggctggtattggcaccgacaCTTGTATTGGTACTCACCCTTCCCTACTTGTATTATAACAACTTTGTTTTTCCTCGTAAAGACTTGTCATAACGTTATAACTTAACATATCACATTACAGCTTTTGagaattgaatttatttttgtaacatgaaaattcataaaattcagacattaaaaaaaattaaaaatcttgtaatattatgacttttttttcccgttgcTTTAAAGGATTTTCTTCTTTACATTCCACCCCCCATCAAAACCATTGAGTGGCCCCAGGTAGTGGAGGGACTGTAAACATCCCCGACTGGAAGCTGTCTACCCAACAGAGCTTTCAGTCTGATGTTTGCCGTCGCCTGCTACTTCCAGCCTCCGCCGCCATGGACCAAGACGAGTTTGCTTCTCAAATCCGGGCTCAGTTCATGTAAACATCCTACACTCAGCTGGAATCCACTACCGAAGTAGCTGAGAGAAGGGTGTTTACGTGCGCTGGCTTGGAACTAAGACCACAGGACAACCACCAAGAGCAAGTCCAATGACCTATTTCtttatgaaagttttttttttatgttgagaaACTAGTATTTTTAACAATTACCTTCAAACGTATACTAAATTTAGAAACACATCTCTCAATTCACTTTCAATGTCTTACCACATGCCAATTAAAAGTAActctatttgaaaaaaaaagtttcatttctGAGAGCATCAATACATTTTCTTCTTAATACTAATAACTACTcatatttcttttaaaaattaacCTTGGCAGAACTTGTTGTAAGTTGCACTTACCACATGTCACCACTAGATAGCAGCACTTCGCTTATGATCAGTACAACGGTACATTTACACTTCACCTTTTACACATGCTACTGGCCTCTTTTTTTATGCATATATCACTGTGGTTGTAATTTGCAATGATGTAGTGAGGGTGCCAAAACATGCACGTGGTGTACTAAATCGAAATAAATTTTGCATTCCTCGTTGTGAGCTATTTTTGTGGCACAGGAACTTGACCTTGGATTTTTACAGTGTAAACAGTTAATTTGACTACATTTCCATTTGAGGTAAGAGCTGCCTCTTCTTTGTTAAGCACTTCATAAACATTTGCTTGGGCAGGCATTCCTGGGagacattgtttattttattatatagtttgtctgtgtgtttaaCACGTTGGGAGTCTTCTGATTATATTAATAAAATTGACTAAATTTGTGCTATCAATGTGTTTTAACGTGTTTGGCATTACAATTCAGtgcaaatatttattcaaaCCTTTCAGAGAAGATGGAATTTCATAATATATAAAAAGTCCTTGTTTTTGccgtgcaaaaaaagaaagaaaataaatccaccttacatacagtatttgaaaaCAACATTTCCACAATGGCAACTACTcaatgtttttacaattttagaaaaggctgttttcaaaaaaatgtatttttttatcctGAGCCAGCTTTTGGATCAGTTGATACTCCTCATTTCCATAGTGCAATCCAGTTCCGAGTTTTGGATTCTTGAGTTTTTCCCAGTAGTGACTCCAGTTTCCATTGCTGTCTGCCCCATAACCAAACACATGGACCTGTAACGGCAAGTATTTAGCCCCAATTTCAAAcgggttgacaaaaaaaaaaagaaaaaacagtttgttttcACCAATTTCATGCAGGAACCATAAATTATATTGAGGAACCAGATTCACATCAATACATGACTCATATATATGGATATTGAAATATTAGAATAAAACAGGAAGCACCTTTTCACACATGTGCAGGGCGAGAATCACAGCCAAGATGCCCGTTGAGGGATACCCATGTTGTCTTCTCAGCCACGTTCGATGAACATATGCAATGAAGCCTGGATTAAGCACCATCACCTTTTTAATGAAGTGAAAACAAAATCTGATTAGATAATAATTCAATATGGAAATCCAACCTTTGAAAATCAATACTCACCAGATTTTTGTTGGCCCGAATGGTAGACCTAACTGGTTCATATGTCCTGGTAGAAATTACACAAAGGGTTACATAAACTTatataaaagtttttgtttaattgtatcTTGTCTACatactgaaaataattaaagtgcTATTGATTCCAGGctccaaaaaaaagaggttttttttttaaataagaaaaatatttaatatcgcaaaactgtaattaaaaataattaaacacattttataacagtttttttaatgctgttgTGCTGCTGCCCACCtaggccacctgggggcagtgtAAGACAGACAGacgaatatactgtacattagtgTCCAAACTACATGCAGTGGGCCATTTGTGGCTCGCCATACATTTTTTAGCGGCCCCTGGCATACACTAAAAATATGCCACTTTTTTGTTGGAAGAACGTTTGcccttgtgttttcttttctttgctcaCAAGTCGATATATACATTTGTTAAGGGTGTGTTGCTTTTGCTTTCAGGAAGGACAGCAGAGAGAATGGGACTGGTCCTAACGGAATTGTTCAATTTGTTACACAATAATAGGTGAGTAGAGAAAAGTTCTGAACGAACCTTCACCCGATGCGTTTTTAtcattaacccattcactggcAACACAgctaaaatggatctttgacgtctatagctgctaatggcagtgaatgagttaactctttgactgccaaaaacgttaaataacgtttagtaaaatctcacggaggagtgccaaagacgttaaaagacgtttttttcaaaacaggtgaaactaaccattttctattgttgattactgaaaaacggaataaggtagaaacaaactgttttttctgatgaaaggtgagagtccaatctttcatttggtagtatgtgtgtttccatagtccaaacacataattttctgtggaccttgaaagatcagtcaaaaatgcttaaatcggctgccacccacggcatcccttttttgaaaacgtctggcagtcaaagagttaattctcACAATACTAtatgcaacaaaaatataaacacttttgtttttgctcccgtttttttttttttttttatgagatgaactcaaaagaTCTGAAACATCTTCcgcatacacaatatcaccatttctcttaCCTTTCAGAGTTGCCTTtcattgtgggcagtctaaagGCACACCTGTGCGCTAATCATgttgtctaatcagcatcttgatatggcacacacctgtgaggtgggatggattatcttggcaaaggagaagtgctcactatcacagatttagatgtttgtgaaaaagttttagatcttttgAGTTTATCTCATAAAAAACTCgccacattttttaatttctccTGCATCTCTCGTATTAAGGCCTCGTTGGATCAAGGTAAACAATGACAGCAGATAATAATTTGACTCACTCGCCACGAAAACCCGTGGTGAGGGCTTTTTCAAGCCACACCATGTCCATGATCTTGAAAGGGGACAGCACAAGATGAGTGATGTTGTCCAAGTCTGTGGCGCTCTCTGGATACATGAGGCGATGTGTCGTTTTGGCGCCCACGTCTTCTTCATAGCCTTTGATTGGACTCTTGTTCATTCTGTGTGATTCAGTGAGGATGTTTGTTCAGAATATTGTTATtgtaagaaaaacatttgacatattgatttaattgctaaaaaaagaaaaaaaaatcctctatttttttcctctcattagtacaatttaatatgcattttttaaaattagtattgctataaaaaaatgatttatctATTTATAAATGTTTGGGTATTAGGATTGCATTAAaggaaaatgaccaaaaatttattgtttaaaaaaaataaaaataatctaccTCAATTACTGTCAATTTATAATTTGCTACATTGTCAAAGATATTTACATGACAGTGAACAAAATTACAATGACATTTAATTACAGTAGAATGAATCAGAATAGAACAGACTTGAACTAAAACGTTTTCACAATGGCTGTAGCTGTCAGATAAGAAGTGGGTGCCCggatacaaaataaatgttgcatttttttttttatacagtactcagccatatattctttatcctctccATAGAATGACTTGTAGGCAGGACTTATATACTCCCCCAAGGTGCCCAAGGCAGGCCTACTTGATGTAGTGTGATGAACTGATTGGTTATTTTCagttctatttaattatgtactAATAACTGCatatttttataaagtaaagAATTACGGTATGGAGTACTTTTTTTCCGAATTAAAAttacaatgaatttttttttaatgttattttgggggaaggctggaatggattaatgacatttccattcatttcaatgcagaAAGAGGATTTGTGATGTGATTACAAGGTCAGGTGTGCAAGTGTACGAAATGAAGTGAATCATTCTTGTACGTGATTTACCTTAGCACCACGTCATGGCTATCGATCAGCCGTCCATAATGAGAGTCTTTCAAATTTGCAGAATTGCCCACCACTGCGCACATCCTGAAGCGCTCCGCTCCCTTCGAGATGGCCGGAAACGTCTTCAACAAGCTGTCCACTACCCTTTGGTAATAATCGAAGCTCTGCTTTTCCAGCTGCTGCAATTGCTGATACGTAAACACAAGCATGTTAGATGAGCTGAAGTGACAATCGAGTATGATTTTACAAATCAAAAATTGCCGTACTCGCCTTCCACCAGTCGAAAGCATCCTTTGAAACGCTGTTTTTCTCGGTTAAAAACGGTTGGACGGATTTGTCCAAGTGTCGCGCGAACCAGCGGTCGTCCTCTGACCGACTTGCGTACAGAATATAGTTGGACAGCGAATCGCTGAAGTACACGCACGCGATGGTGACCATTAGCAGCACGGCTAGCGCCTTCACCGTGGAATTCATCTTGATTCTTGTGACACAGTTTCAGTCTGCGGGCAGAGTTTAAAGTGAAAGTCATGATTCAAGAAAATGACTATTTTTAAGAAGTCtgaatatattacatttaattacGTCCATCCACTTTTCGTAGTGCTTTCATCCTCATTAGGGTGAAAGGGGAtttggagcctattccagcagACTTTGAACAAGAGGCTGGGTTCAACTTGCACTGGTCATCtgccaaagaaaaaagaaaaaatacaattcaaccAAGATTTAATATCTCAAACCAAGGAAAAATGTGCTTGTTCTTggtcatgattaatcaaaaagatgtgattaatctgattaaaacaattaaaattatatataatatatatatatatgagctgtcaaacgatattttttaaaaatcagattaatcacatcttagaattttgattaatcacgattaatcgcttaacaaCAAATTTTTATctcaattccccccccccacccctcgcaccggttatgtgttcattcttttgacatttaatgttatgaggactttgtctccaatgtttacaaaacactacagacacttatgttcatgctttatggttatgtactccggttatgtatttctggactaaagtcttagaaaaactttccgctattttggactgtaggatacctttatctccaaacttgtgtttgctaggtgacctaacaacaactgacttaccacataaacaatttcaatctacacttgtagcccttactatcgctaaaaaaaacaattcttgttaactggaaaaataaacaaactctgaatatcgaccaatggtctaacctcctcataaatcacattttaatggaaaaaatatcggcctcaaataaaaaccaaatatcaaaatttatagaaacatggtctacgtatatagaattttttaacctcattctggttacttaattctgcctgttagcgagagccaccacatcgtgataacttacattgatgtttctgcatttggcaatttattattatattatattattagtatgggattttttttaataggttttaggtgaactaatgaatacacgcacgcacgcacgcacacacacacacacatacacatactcacccacatacaaaaaaaaataattatatatatatatatatatatatatatatatatatatatatatatatatatatatatatatatatatatataaattgtttttaataaaaatataaaaaaggagagcaatgatgacatgtcaaatcgaatgaacaatactgagctctaaaaaaaaaaaaataataataataataatgttatgaggacatcttcaacatcttttgatccactgcacacgctcatcctcctctttttctaatcagttcattacttgcataatttaaaatgggggggggaattatactttgacatgaacaaatattctaaatgtgatacgcaaacattcattaatgtttactttaatgcatgaaattatgtttatttgccaaaacacaacctgtgctacctttaacgtagccatccgccgTCACGCTAAAGGCTATATAGGTATATAGGTATATACCCACTCAcacacagaataaaaaaaaattttttacccGGGCTGAAGACAAGTCCGCCAGGTCCTGCGGGTAACTGTGTAGGGGAAACAGAAACCTGGGAGTGAGTGGGAGTACCGGTATTTGGCCAGAAACTCAGGAGGAGTGGCAAGGACAAAAACAGGTGTGTACAGAGGCAGAACTAAATGGGGCTTTGCCCCAGGTGTCCACCTGGGGGGGCATCCGCATTCCAGCCCCCCACCTAAATTTTCATTGATAGTCCACCGGAGCTATCCACTTGATCGAACCCTAAGCCCGCAAATGTCATCGTTCATTGGTCAAATTCTGGTACAGCAGATTTGTTGTTCAATCAAATGAAAGGAAGTTATCTATTTATTATAAAAGAGTGCCCGAATTTATTTCAATACGAATGTGAGTTGAAACAGCTTGAAAATATCTATTTTGTCTGACCACGtcattctgtaaacaaattcattccttcttcatctttttttttttttggcataccaaaaatggtcacatatCAAATAATGG
The sequence above is drawn from the Vanacampus margaritifer isolate UIUO_Vmar chromosome 17, RoL_Vmar_1.0, whole genome shotgun sequence genome and encodes:
- the LOC144037617 gene encoding CMP-N-acetylneuraminate-beta-galactosamide-alpha-2,3-sialyltransferase 1-like; translation: MNSTVKALAVLLMVTIACVYFSDSLSNYILYASRSEDDRWFARHLDKSVQPFLTEKNSVSKDAFDWWKQLQQLEKQSFDYYQRVVDSLLKTFPAISKGAERFRMCAVVGNSANLKDSHYGRLIDSHDVVLRMNKSPIKGYEEDVGAKTTHRLMYPESATDLDNITHLVLSPFKIMDMVWLEKALTTGFRGETYEPVRSTIRANKNLVMVLNPGFIAYVHRTWLRRQHGYPSTGILAVILALHMCEKVHVFGYGADSNGNWSHYWEKLKNPKLGTGLHYGNEEYQLIQKLAQDKKIHFFENSLF